A genomic window from Candidatus Bathyarchaeota archaeon includes:
- a CDS encoding 50S ribosomal protein L5, with the protein MLKPRIEKVTVNISVGKSGESLERAMKVLEQLTGQKPCPRKAKKTIRDFGIRKGEPIACMVTLRGARATTFLKRAFEAVGNRISEAKFDLLGNFSFGIKEHIEIPGTKYFPELGIFGMDVAVTLRRLGNRVATRHRKRSKIGSRHRLTKNEAMQFVKEVLGVEIVKEE; encoded by the coding sequence ATGCTTAAGCCTCGAATTGAGAAGGTAACGGTAAATATCTCGGTTGGAAAGTCGGGGGAGTCTCTGGAAAGGGCGATGAAAGTATTAGAACAGTTAACTGGTCAGAAGCCGTGTCCACGAAAGGCAAAGAAAACAATTCGGGATTTCGGTATTAGGAAAGGGGAGCCAATTGCTTGCATGGTTACCCTAAGAGGAGCTAGGGCCACTACTTTCTTAAAACGGGCGTTCGAAGCGGTTGGCAATCGGATTAGTGAAGCGAAATTTGACTTGTTAGGTAATTTTTCCTTTGGGATTAAAGAACATATCGAGATTCCTGGTACGAAGTATTTTCCAGAGTTAGGGATTTTTGGAATGGATGTTGCGGTTACATTACGCCGGTTGGGCAATCGGGTTGCCACGCGGCATAGGAAGAGGTCAAAGATTGGTTCCCGACATCGACTAACTAAAAATGAGGCTATGCAATTTGTCAAGGAAGTCCTTGGGGTGGAAATTGTTAAGGAGGAGTG
- a CDS encoding 30S ribosomal protein S4e, which produces MGKKGGSKHLKRMPAPGFWPIHRKEFQWVVKPKPGPHPIERCLPLLLVVRDMLAFADSRREARVILAEGQVRVDGVTRYEEKFPVGLMDVVEIQPVGKAYRIIPIPGRGLALHPIDGEERNFKLCKIENKTTVRGGNIQLNLHDGRNILIRVKDPKRPEEDIYKTSDVLKVSIPNQQILGHLSFGEGVLALVTGGKNIGRLGKVMKIERQPGPYPTVVTLQDKNGDQFQTTLDFVFAVGEQQPWITLPEEE; this is translated from the coding sequence ATGGGGAAGAAGGGAGGTTCAAAGCATCTTAAACGGATGCCTGCACCGGGATTTTGGCCGATTCATAGAAAGGAATTTCAATGGGTGGTTAAGCCTAAGCCAGGCCCCCATCCAATTGAGCGATGTCTTCCGTTGCTTTTGGTTGTAAGGGATATGCTCGCCTTCGCGGATTCTCGGAGAGAAGCTCGAGTTATATTGGCTGAGGGTCAGGTGAGGGTTGATGGTGTTACCCGATATGAAGAGAAATTTCCAGTTGGTTTGATGGACGTTGTCGAAATACAACCTGTGGGTAAAGCTTACCGAATTATTCCGATACCTGGAAGGGGGCTGGCTCTACATCCAATCGATGGGGAGGAGAGGAATTTCAAACTTTGTAAAATTGAGAATAAGACTACTGTGCGTGGTGGAAATATTCAGCTTAATTTACATGATGGAAGAAATATTCTTATTCGAGTTAAGGATCCCAAACGTCCTGAAGAAGACATCTACAAGACTTCAGATGTTTTGAAAGTGAGTATTCCTAATCAACAGATTTTAGGTCATCTTTCCTTTGGTGAGGGGGTTTTAGCCTTAGTGACTGGAGGCAAGAATATTGGGCGCTTAGGGAAGGTTATGAAAATTGAGCGTCAACCGGGCCCGTATCCAACCGTGGTAACCCTTCAGGATAAAAATGGTGACCAGTTTCAAACTACCTTGGATTTCGTATTTGCCGTTGGAGAACAGCAACCTTGGATTACGTTGCCGGAGGAGGAATAA
- the rplX gene encoding 50S ribosomal protein L24: MRKLGSVKPRKQRKLAYNAPAHIRHAMLAAPLSPELRQKYNTRSLPVRRGDTVRILRGDFAGTEGKVRNVDTKKLRLHIEGVTRETAEGKSSFIPVHSSKVMITKLNLDDKWRREVLESRFGGVPSEDKGSTVKDDVSKPVETGITKEA; the protein is encoded by the coding sequence TTGAGAAAGCTTGGGTCAGTAAAGCCTAGAAAGCAACGGAAACTCGCTTACAATGCTCCTGCACATATTAGACATGCGATGTTAGCTGCCCCCCTTTCACCGGAGTTACGTCAGAAGTACAATACGAGATCTCTTCCAGTGCGAAGGGGAGACACAGTTCGGATTCTTAGGGGGGATTTCGCTGGGACAGAAGGTAAAGTTAGGAATGTTGACACGAAGAAGTTACGCTTACATATAGAAGGTGTGACACGGGAGACAGCTGAAGGGAAGTCGAGTTTTATTCCAGTCCATTCCTCAAAGGTTATGATAACAAAGTTAAATCTCGACGACAAGTGGAGGAGAGAGGTTCTCGAAAGCCGCTTTGGAGGCGTCCCATCTGAAGATAAAGGAAGTACTGTTAAAGATGATGTTTCGAAACCTGTTGAAACCGGGATAACGAAGGAGGCTTAA
- a CDS encoding 50S ribosomal protein L14 — MPAPKTRAVSAKGIVEYRPRITRGLPAGSIINCADNTGARLLRVVQVLGYKGRLRRVPHACVGDMIVVSVKKGSPDMRKQVLPAVVIRQKQVYRRADGTRVEFEDNAAVIMTPEGELRGSEIRGPVALEAAERWPRVASSASIII, encoded by the coding sequence ATGCCAGCTCCTAAGACTCGAGCTGTTTCAGCTAAGGGTATAGTGGAATATCGTCCTCGTATTACTCGAGGTTTACCAGCTGGCTCAATTATAAACTGTGCCGATAACACTGGAGCGCGATTGTTAAGAGTGGTTCAGGTATTGGGATATAAGGGACGACTTAGGCGTGTTCCACATGCCTGTGTTGGAGACATGATAGTGGTTTCGGTAAAAAAGGGTTCACCGGATATGAGGAAGCAAGTCTTGCCAGCTGTGGTCATTCGACAAAAGCAAGTCTACCGTAGGGCAGATGGCACGAGGGTTGAATTTGAAGATAATGCTGCTGTAATAATGACTCCGGAGGGCGAATTACGCGGCTCAGAGATTCGTGGTCCAGTGGCGCTGGAGGCAGCTGAACGGTGGCCGAGGGTTGCAAGTTCAGCAAGTATCATCATTTAA